In Legionella beliardensis, the following are encoded in one genomic region:
- the tuf gene encoding elongation factor Tu, which translates to MAKEKFERKKPHVNVGTIGHVDHGKTTLTAAITTIMAKKFGGTAKAYDQIDAAPEERERGITISTAHVEYESSNRHYAHVDCPGHADYVKNMITGAAQMDGAILVVSAADGPMPQTREHILLSRQVGVPYIVVFLNKADMVDDPELLELVEMEVRDLLSSYEFPGDDIPIVVGSALKALEGETSDIGVAAIEKLVDTMDSYIPEPVRNIDKSFLLPIEDVFSISGRGTVVTGRIESGIVKVGEEVEIVGIRDTQKTTCTGVEMFRKLLDEGRAGDNVGILLRGTKRDEVERGQVLAKPGTIKPHTKFEAEVYVLSKDEGGRHTPFFNGYRPQFYFRTTDVTGSCDLPEGIEMVMPGDNVQLTVHLHSPIAMDEGLRFAIREGGRTVGAGVVAKIIE; encoded by the coding sequence ATGGCGAAGGAAAAGTTTGAACGTAAAAAGCCACACGTGAATGTGGGAACAATTGGTCACGTTGACCATGGAAAAACTACGCTGACTGCAGCGATTACAACCATTATGGCAAAGAAATTTGGTGGGACAGCAAAAGCTTATGACCAAATTGATGCTGCACCTGAAGAACGTGAGCGTGGTATTACCATATCTACAGCGCATGTTGAATATGAATCATCGAACCGCCACTATGCGCATGTGGATTGCCCAGGCCATGCCGATTATGTGAAAAACATGATTACTGGGGCTGCGCAAATGGATGGTGCGATACTTGTGGTGTCAGCAGCAGATGGCCCAATGCCTCAAACGCGTGAGCACATTCTTTTATCTCGCCAAGTCGGTGTACCTTATATTGTCGTGTTCTTAAACAAAGCAGACATGGTCGATGACCCAGAGCTCTTAGAATTAGTAGAAATGGAAGTTCGTGACTTGTTAAGTAGTTATGAATTCCCTGGTGATGATATTCCAATCGTGGTTGGTTCTGCCTTAAAAGCACTTGAAGGCGAAACAAGTGACATCGGTGTTGCTGCGATTGAAAAACTGGTCGACACGATGGACTCTTACATTCCTGAGCCTGTTCGTAATATCGATAAAAGCTTCTTACTCCCTATCGAAGACGTATTCTCAATCTCTGGTCGTGGTACAGTGGTTACCGGTCGTATCGAGAGTGGTATTGTCAAAGTCGGTGAAGAAGTCGAAATCGTCGGTATTCGTGATACGCAGAAAACAACATGTACTGGCGTTGAAATGTTCCGTAAACTCCTTGATGAAGGGCGTGCCGGTGATAACGTGGGTATCTTATTGCGTGGTACAAAACGAGATGAAGTTGAGCGCGGTCAAGTATTAGCTAAACCAGGTACCATTAAACCTCATACCAAATTCGAAGCAGAAGTGTATGTGTTATCGAAAGATGAAGGCGGTCGCCATACACCTTTCTTCAATGGCTATCGTCCGCAGTTCTATTTCAGAACCACAGACGTAACCGGCTCTTGTGATTTACCAGAAGGCATCGAAATGGTTATGCCAGGTGATAACGTACAATTAACTGTACACCTCCATTCCCCAATCGCTATGGATGAAGGTTTACGCTTTGCGATACGTGAAGGTGGCCGCACCGTTGGTGCAGGCGTTGTTGCAAAAATAATCGAGTAA
- the secE gene encoding preprotein translocase subunit SecE — protein sequence MKNSINSKSNFKDIGLWAGVVIITVAAFLCTYHFNFSAPIKAIIWIVWFVLAIFLAYFTTTGRQVFAFVGEAKIELLKVVWPTRQETIQTTSIVMVMVAVTGFVLWAIDSGMMWVIAKITHLG from the coding sequence ATGAAAAATTCAATAAACTCAAAAAGTAATTTTAAAGACATTGGTTTGTGGGCAGGCGTAGTGATAATTACTGTTGCTGCGTTTCTGTGTACTTATCATTTTAACTTTTCAGCACCTATTAAGGCTATTATCTGGATCGTTTGGTTTGTATTAGCTATCTTTTTAGCTTACTTTACTACCACAGGTCGCCAAGTTTTTGCCTTTGTTGGCGAGGCAAAGATTGAGCTACTAAAAGTAGTATGGCCTACACGCCAGGAGACTATTCAGACCACATCAATTGTTATGGTTATGGTGGCTGTAACAGGCTTTGTCCTTTGGGCCATTGATTCTGGAATGATGTGGGTCATTGCTAAAATAACTCATTTAGGTTGA
- the nusG gene encoding transcription termination/antitermination protein NusG, whose product MDEQKTKQWYVVHAYSGYENFVMREIKSRAEQYDMQDKIGEVVVPAEEVVEMRAGQKRKSTRKFYPGYVLVNMVMDDKTWHMIRKIPRVLGFIGGTGQTPTPISDKEAHDILQRIEDGVTKPRPKILFEPGEVVRVKEGPFVDFNGVVEEVNYEKSRLRVAVLIFGRSTPVELEFSQVEKT is encoded by the coding sequence GTGGACGAGCAGAAAACAAAACAGTGGTATGTAGTTCATGCGTATTCAGGATACGAAAATTTCGTTATGCGTGAAATTAAATCACGCGCAGAGCAGTACGATATGCAAGATAAAATCGGCGAAGTTGTTGTTCCTGCGGAAGAAGTAGTTGAAATGCGTGCTGGACAAAAACGAAAGAGTACACGTAAATTTTATCCTGGCTATGTTTTAGTTAATATGGTTATGGATGATAAAACATGGCACATGATCCGCAAAATTCCTCGCGTCTTAGGTTTTATTGGTGGCACGGGGCAAACGCCTACACCCATTTCAGATAAAGAAGCACACGACATATTGCAACGTATAGAAGACGGTGTAACTAAGCCAAGACCTAAAATTCTATTTGAACCTGGTGAAGTCGTCCGCGTCAAAGAAGGTCCCTTTGTTGACTTTAATGGTGTGGTTGAAGAGGTTAACTATGAGAAGAGTAGGCTACGCGTTGCTGTTCTTATTTTTGGTCGCTCAACGCCAGTAGAATTAGAGTTCAGTCAAGTAGAAAAAACATAA
- the rplK gene encoding 50S ribosomal protein L11: MAKKVDAYIKLQIPAGKANPSPPVGPALGQRGVNIMEFCKAFNATTQNLEPGLPTPVVITVYNDKSFTFVTKTPPASVLIKKAAGIQSGSGNPNTKKVGKITRAQAEEIAKTKEPDLTAASLEAAVQCVIGTARSMGVEVEGVE; this comes from the coding sequence ATGGCTAAAAAAGTAGACGCATACATTAAATTGCAAATCCCTGCAGGTAAAGCAAATCCGAGTCCACCAGTTGGTCCTGCCTTAGGGCAGCGCGGCGTGAACATTATGGAGTTTTGTAAAGCTTTTAATGCTACCACGCAAAATTTAGAACCAGGTTTGCCTACACCTGTTGTAATTACAGTCTATAATGATAAGAGCTTCACCTTTGTAACTAAAACTCCACCCGCTTCTGTTTTAATTAAGAAGGCTGCAGGCATTCAAAGTGGTAGTGGTAATCCCAATACTAAGAAGGTTGGCAAAATTACTCGCGCACAAGCTGAAGAAATTGCTAAAACTAAAGAACCAGACCTAACAGCAGCTTCACTAGAGGCCGCAGTTCAATGTGTTATTGGAACTGCAAGAAGCATGGGTGTTGAAGTTGAAGGCGTGGAGTAA
- the rplA gene encoding 50S ribosomal protein L1, whose amino-acid sequence MAKLSKKQQKLREKIKPNYLYPATEAIDILKEFTSTKFEESVDISVNLGVDPRKSDQVVRTSTNLPKGTGKKVRVAVFAQGDNATKAKNAGADVVGFDDLAEQIKAGDLNFDVVIATPDAMRLVGQLGQILGPRGLMPNPKVGTVTMNVEAAVVDAKAGQVRYRTDKNGIIHCTVGKVHFSAEDLIENIAALLVDLKKAKPSSSKGVYLKKITLSSTMGPGLPIDLASIPV is encoded by the coding sequence ATGGCTAAATTAAGTAAAAAACAGCAAAAATTACGCGAAAAAATTAAACCAAACTATCTTTATCCAGCTACGGAAGCAATTGACATTCTAAAGGAGTTTACTAGTACTAAGTTTGAAGAAAGTGTAGATATTAGTGTTAATTTGGGTGTTGATCCTCGTAAATCGGATCAAGTTGTTCGTACTTCAACTAATTTACCTAAAGGAACAGGTAAAAAAGTTCGAGTTGCAGTATTTGCTCAAGGTGATAATGCTACTAAAGCTAAAAATGCTGGCGCAGATGTTGTCGGCTTTGACGATTTAGCAGAGCAAATTAAAGCTGGCGATCTTAATTTTGATGTTGTTATTGCAACACCAGATGCTATGCGATTAGTTGGTCAGTTAGGGCAAATTTTAGGTCCTAGAGGTTTAATGCCTAACCCGAAAGTTGGTACTGTAACGATGAATGTTGAAGCCGCAGTAGTAGATGCTAAAGCTGGACAAGTTCGTTATCGTACAGATAAAAATGGTATAATTCATTGTACAGTAGGTAAAGTTCATTTTTCCGCAGAAGATTTAATAGAAAATATTGCCGCCTTACTTGTTGACCTAAAAAAAGCAAAACCTTCATCATCTAAAGGTGTTTATCTTAAGAAAATTACACTTTCATCTACTATGGGGCCTGGGTTACCTATTGATCTTGCGTCAATACCTGTGTAA
- the rplJ gene encoding 50S ribosomal protein L10 codes for MTITLATKKAVVEEVTNVASKAVSAVVADYRGLTVNQMTQLRSEARKSGVYLRVVRNTLTRRAFENTQFACLSEKLVGPLFIALSLEAPSDAARLLKDFVKTFDKLEIKALSVGGQVYDSSQLEAVASLPTRDEALAKLMYVMKAPVEKFVRTLAEPHAKLVRTIAAVKEQKEQTA; via the coding sequence GTGACGATAACTTTAGCTACAAAAAAGGCCGTTGTAGAAGAGGTAACAAATGTTGCTTCTAAAGCTGTATCGGCTGTAGTTGCTGATTATCGCGGTTTGACTGTAAATCAAATGACTCAATTGCGAAGCGAAGCGCGAAAATCAGGTGTTTATTTACGGGTAGTTCGTAATACACTGACTCGTCGTGCTTTTGAGAATACTCAGTTTGCTTGCTTAAGCGAGAAATTAGTCGGTCCTTTATTTATAGCGCTTTCACTCGAAGCGCCTAGTGATGCGGCTCGCCTACTGAAAGACTTCGTAAAGACATTTGACAAGCTTGAAATCAAAGCATTATCTGTAGGTGGTCAAGTTTATGACTCTAGCCAGCTTGAAGCAGTTGCTAGCTTACCTACACGTGATGAAGCATTAGCTAAGCTAATGTATGTGATGAAAGCACCAGTGGAGAAATTTGTTCGTACACTTGCAGAACCTCATGCCAAATTGGTAAGAACGATTGCTGCAGTAAAAGAGCAAAAAGAGCAAACCGCATAA
- the rplL gene encoding 50S ribosomal protein L7/L12 — MAVSKNEILETISNMTVMEVVELIEAMEEKFNVSAAAAAVAVAGPAAANTAAAEEKTEFNVVMTSFGANKVGVIKVIRTITGLGLKEAKDLVEGAPSTVKEGVSKDEAADIKKQLEEAGAAVEIK; from the coding sequence ATGGCTGTTTCAAAAAATGAGATTCTCGAAACAATCTCTAACATGACTGTTATGGAAGTGGTAGAGCTTATCGAAGCAATGGAAGAAAAATTTAATGTTTCTGCAGCTGCTGCGGCGGTTGCTGTTGCAGGTCCTGCAGCTGCTAACACTGCTGCTGCTGAAGAAAAAACTGAGTTTAACGTAGTTATGACTAGCTTTGGTGCAAACAAAGTAGGCGTAATTAAGGTTATTCGTACTATTACAGGTCTTGGCTTAAAAGAAGCTAAAGATTTGGTTGAAGGTGCTCCATCCACTGTTAAGGAAGGGGTATCAAAAGACGAAGCGGCTGATATCAAAAAACAACTCGAAGAAGCTGGCGCTGCTGTCGAAATCAAGTAA
- the rpoB gene encoding DNA-directed RNA polymerase subunit beta, producing MATAEAQSQHYSHAEQKRFRKSFGRQADKMAIPNLLDIQLKSYADFLRADSNSNLYQNTGLHAAFLSVFPIHSFSGNARLEYVSYKLGEPAFDVRECKLRGLTYSAPLRVKIRLVVLDKDAPGEPKPIKDIREQDVFMGEIPLMTDVGTFVINGTERVVVSQLHRSPGVIFEHDRGKTHSSGKLLYSARIIPYRGSWLDFEFDPKDCVFVRIDRRRKLPVTILLRALGYEVEDILGEFFETTACTLRNGEFHINLIPSRLRGEIASFNIQVPGSNELIVEQGRRITARHIRLMEKSNMQDLVVPRDYLIGKVLAKHVINTETGEVLAQANEEVSAELLDQLAEQGILNFDMIYTNDLDHGSYISDTLKIDPTTSQLEALVEIYRMMRPGEPPTKEAAEALFKNLFFAEDRYDLSAVGRMKFNRRVGRKDDTGPGTLTKEDILAVIKTLIDIRNGIGLVDDIDHLGNRRVRSVGEMAENQFRVGLVRVERAVKERLSLVESENLMPQDLINAKPVSAAIKEFFGSSQLSQFMDQVNPLSGVTHKRRVSALGPGGLTRERAGFEVRDVHTTHYGRVCPIETPEGPNIGLINSLSVYARTNDYGFIETPCRKVVDGRVTDEIEYLSAIEEVDQYIAQSNVAVDEKGNIIADLVPCRHQNEFSLTTPDKINYMDVSPKQIVSVAASLIPFLEHDDANRALMGSNMQRQAVPTLRSEKPLVGTGMERTVASDSGVSVVAKRGGIIDLVDASRIVVRVNDDETSAGETGVDIYNLTKYFRSNQDTCINQRPIVAKGDRIRRGDVLADGPCTDMGELALGQNLLVAFMPWNGYNFEDSILISERIVQEERFTTIHIEELTCIARDTKLGTEEITADIPNVGESALASLDESGVVYIGAEVSAGDILVGKVTPKGETQLTPEEKLLRAIFGEKASDVKDSSLRVPSGMNGTVIDVQVFTRDGLEKDERAKSIEEEHLARVRKDLIDERRIREEDIYHRVSNLLLDKPATGGPGNIKAGKVISDDYLSSIDREKWFDIRVDDEAISQQLEQLSKQLELLSKEMEKRFNDSRKKIVQGDDLAPGVLKIVKVYLAVKRRVQPGDKMAGRHGNKGVISIVVPVEDMPYMEDGTAVDIVLNPLGVPSRMNIGQVLETHLGLAAKGLGNRIANLIDTEQPVDEIRAFVNKIYNHDDMQRVNLDLLDDNQFKLLADNLRNGVPMATPVFDGASEAEIKSMLELAGLPADGKTTLVDGRTGRKFDNPVTVGYMYMLKLNHLVDDKMHARSTGSYSLVTQQPLGGKAQFGGQRFGEMEVWALEAYGAAYTLQEMLTVKSDDVGGRTKIYKNIVDGDHRMDPGMPESFNVLLKEIRALGIDIELDHD from the coding sequence ATGGCCACTGCAGAAGCTCAATCTCAACACTATTCCCATGCTGAGCAAAAACGATTTCGCAAAAGCTTTGGTAGGCAGGCTGATAAAATGGCTATTCCTAACCTGCTTGATATCCAGCTGAAATCTTATGCAGATTTTTTAAGAGCTGATTCGAATTCGAATTTATACCAAAATACAGGTCTTCATGCTGCCTTTTTGTCAGTTTTTCCTATACATAGTTTTTCTGGTAACGCAAGACTTGAATATGTTAGTTATAAATTAGGTGAGCCTGCATTTGATGTTCGTGAATGTAAATTGCGTGGCTTAACTTATTCTGCACCTTTACGTGTTAAAATTAGACTCGTCGTTTTAGATAAAGATGCTCCAGGCGAGCCAAAACCAATTAAAGATATCCGCGAGCAAGATGTATTTATGGGTGAAATCCCCTTAATGACAGATGTTGGTACTTTTGTGATTAATGGTACCGAACGCGTTGTTGTATCACAATTACATCGATCCCCTGGCGTTATATTTGAACATGATCGTGGTAAAACCCATTCATCAGGTAAATTATTATACTCAGCAAGAATAATTCCTTACCGTGGTTCATGGTTAGATTTTGAATTTGATCCTAAAGACTGCGTCTTTGTTAGAATTGATCGTCGACGCAAGTTACCCGTTACAATTTTACTACGGGCTTTAGGTTATGAAGTTGAAGATATACTTGGCGAGTTTTTCGAAACCACTGCATGTACCTTAAGAAATGGTGAGTTTCACATAAATTTAATTCCTTCGCGCTTGCGAGGAGAGATTGCTTCTTTCAATATCCAGGTTCCTGGCTCAAATGAATTAATTGTTGAGCAAGGTCGTCGTATTACAGCTCGACATATTAGATTGATGGAAAAAAGCAATATGCAAGACCTTGTGGTGCCGCGTGATTATCTAATCGGCAAAGTGCTTGCAAAACACGTTATTAATACAGAGACAGGTGAAGTACTAGCCCAAGCTAATGAAGAAGTATCGGCAGAGTTACTTGATCAATTAGCAGAGCAGGGCATTTTGAACTTTGACATGATTTATACAAATGATCTCGATCACGGCTCTTATATATCAGATACCCTTAAAATCGATCCTACCACTAGCCAGCTTGAAGCGCTTGTTGAAATTTATCGAATGATGCGCCCTGGTGAACCACCAACGAAAGAAGCTGCAGAGGCGCTATTTAAAAATTTATTTTTTGCTGAGGATCGTTACGATCTATCTGCCGTTGGTCGCATGAAATTTAATCGACGCGTAGGCCGTAAAGACGACACAGGCCCTGGTACATTAACCAAAGAGGATATTCTTGCCGTAATTAAAACACTTATCGATATTCGCAATGGTATTGGCTTAGTTGATGATATTGATCACTTAGGTAATCGCCGTGTACGAAGTGTTGGGGAAATGGCTGAAAATCAATTCAGAGTTGGTTTAGTGCGAGTAGAGCGTGCTGTTAAAGAACGCTTAAGCCTTGTTGAATCAGAAAATTTAATGCCGCAAGACCTAATTAATGCGAAGCCAGTTTCTGCTGCTATTAAAGAGTTTTTTGGCTCAAGCCAATTATCTCAATTTATGGATCAGGTTAATCCACTTTCTGGCGTGACTCATAAACGCCGTGTCTCAGCATTAGGCCCAGGCGGCTTAACTCGAGAGCGTGCTGGTTTTGAGGTTCGCGACGTTCATACTACCCATTATGGGCGTGTATGTCCTATTGAAACACCTGAAGGTCCAAACATCGGATTAATTAATTCACTGTCAGTTTATGCACGTACTAACGATTATGGTTTTATTGAAACACCCTGCCGTAAGGTAGTTGATGGCCGCGTTACTGATGAAATAGAGTATTTATCAGCTATTGAAGAGGTTGATCAATATATTGCCCAATCCAATGTTGCTGTTGATGAAAAAGGTAATATTATTGCTGATTTAGTGCCTTGCAGGCATCAGAATGAGTTTTCACTTACAACGCCTGATAAGATTAACTATATGGATGTTTCACCTAAGCAAATCGTATCAGTAGCTGCCTCATTAATTCCTTTCTTGGAGCATGATGATGCTAACCGCGCCTTAATGGGTTCAAACATGCAGCGTCAAGCGGTACCAACTTTGCGGTCCGAGAAGCCATTAGTTGGAACAGGCATGGAACGTACAGTCGCATCAGACTCAGGCGTATCGGTTGTAGCCAAACGCGGTGGGATTATTGATTTAGTAGATGCTTCAAGAATAGTGGTTCGAGTTAATGATGATGAGACCAGCGCTGGCGAAACTGGCGTAGACATCTATAATTTAACTAAGTACTTCCGTTCTAATCAAGACACATGTATTAATCAGCGACCAATTGTTGCGAAAGGAGACAGGATTCGTCGCGGTGATGTATTAGCGGATGGCCCTTGTACTGATATGGGTGAACTGGCTTTAGGGCAAAATTTGTTAGTAGCCTTTATGCCTTGGAATGGTTACAACTTTGAGGACTCTATATTAATTTCAGAAAGAATTGTTCAAGAAGAGCGGTTTACAACTATTCATATTGAAGAATTAACCTGTATAGCTCGTGATACAAAATTAGGAACTGAAGAAATTACAGCAGACATCCCTAATGTGGGTGAATCTGCATTAGCAAGCCTTGATGAGTCAGGTGTTGTCTATATTGGCGCAGAAGTTAGTGCTGGTGACATCTTAGTTGGTAAAGTAACACCAAAAGGTGAAACACAGTTAACACCTGAAGAAAAATTATTACGCGCTATCTTCGGTGAAAAAGCATCGGATGTGAAAGATTCTTCATTACGAGTTCCATCTGGTATGAATGGTACTGTCATTGATGTACAGGTATTTACACGTGATGGGCTTGAAAAAGATGAGCGAGCAAAAAGTATTGAGGAAGAGCATCTAGCACGGGTACGTAAGGATTTAATTGATGAGCGTCGTATTCGTGAAGAAGATATTTATCATCGTGTCTCTAATTTGCTATTAGATAAGCCAGCTACAGGTGGCCCAGGCAATATTAAAGCAGGTAAGGTTATTTCTGATGATTACCTAAGCTCAATTGACAGAGAAAAATGGTTTGACATTCGTGTTGACGATGAGGCCATTAGCCAGCAATTAGAGCAGCTTTCTAAGCAGCTTGAATTACTTAGTAAAGAAATGGAAAAACGCTTTAATGATAGCCGTAAAAAAATAGTTCAAGGTGATGATTTAGCACCAGGCGTATTGAAAATTGTTAAAGTGTATCTTGCTGTAAAACGTCGCGTTCAGCCTGGTGATAAGATGGCAGGTCGACATGGAAATAAAGGGGTCATTTCAATCGTTGTGCCTGTTGAAGATATGCCTTATATGGAAGATGGCACAGCAGTAGATATTGTTTTAAACCCATTAGGTGTACCTTCTCGTATGAATATTGGGCAGGTTTTAGAGACTCATTTAGGTTTAGCTGCGAAAGGACTAGGTAATAGGATTGCTAATTTAATTGATACAGAGCAACCCGTTGACGAAATACGCGCTTTTGTAAACAAGATTTATAACCATGATGACATGCAACGAGTTAATTTAGATTTATTAGATGACAATCAATTTAAACTATTGGCTGATAATCTCCGTAATGGAGTGCCTATGGCAACGCCAGTGTTTGATGGGGCATCAGAAGCTGAAATTAAATCAATGTTGGAGCTTGCTGGATTACCAGCTGATGGAAAAACAACATTAGTTGATGGAAGAACTGGCCGTAAATTTGATAATCCGGTCACAGTTGGTTATATGTACATGCTAAAACTCAACCATTTAGTTGATGATAAAATGCATGCTCGATCTACAGGTTCTTATAGCCTTGTAACTCAGCAGCCATTAGGTGGTAAAGCGCAGTTTGGTGGACAACGATTTGGAGAAATGGAAGTTTGGGCACTTGAAGCATATGGTGCTGCTTATACGCTGCAAGAAATGTTAACAGTTAAATCAGATGATGTCGGAGGACGAACTAAGATCTATAAAAATATAGTTGATGGTGATCATCGTATGGATCCTGGAATGCCTGAATCATTTAATGTATTGCTAAAAGAGATTCGTGCGCTAGGTATTGATATTGAATTAGACCATGACTAA